In Chryseobacterium camelliae, one DNA window encodes the following:
- a CDS encoding LacI family DNA-binding transcriptional regulator translates to MKRASIKDIAKLAGVSVATVSYVLNKKEGSRIGEATREKILEIAETINYIPNKMARGLKTSKSKLIGLIVADISNDFYSGMARCIEDEAMKLGYTLLIGSSDENPSKFKKLTELFSEQQVDGMIIAPVMDSDETVQKLVNDQFPVVTVDRYLKDTEVAGVRINNDEVSKQVCSFLAGKKFKDIAYVGYDTRLPHLLDRQQGFEQQSTKNGVELQEILVGLDNIAGEVHQGLDRYFQNSSNRKAVYFSSNKLAVAGLGYFIKNNISVPEDVSVIAFDETDAYSLFPVEIDYIQQPLNEMAKAAVQLLDEQIGGQSLQQSMIFQARLIHKKSVR, encoded by the coding sequence ATGAAAAGAGCTTCGATTAAAGACATAGCAAAATTGGCCGGTGTTTCTGTGGCAACGGTTTCCTATGTCCTGAACAAAAAAGAAGGAAGCAGAATAGGGGAGGCTACCCGGGAAAAAATTTTAGAAATTGCTGAAACGATTAACTATATTCCCAATAAAATGGCCAGAGGTCTGAAAACCAGCAAGAGCAAGCTTATCGGACTCATAGTAGCAGATATTTCCAATGACTTTTATTCCGGAATGGCCCGGTGTATCGAAGATGAAGCCATGAAACTCGGCTATACGCTCCTGATTGGCAGCTCAGATGAAAATCCGAGTAAATTTAAAAAACTGACAGAACTTTTTTCAGAACAGCAGGTGGATGGGATGATCATCGCACCGGTAATGGATTCGGATGAGACGGTGCAGAAACTGGTGAATGATCAGTTCCCTGTAGTTACAGTCGACCGCTATCTTAAGGATACTGAAGTAGCAGGAGTCAGGATCAACAATGACGAGGTTTCAAAACAGGTCTGCAGTTTCCTTGCCGGAAAAAAATTTAAGGATATCGCTTATGTAGGATATGATACCCGACTGCCCCATCTGCTTGACAGACAGCAGGGATTCGAGCAGCAGAGCACCAAGAATGGTGTGGAGCTACAGGAAATCCTCGTGGGATTAGACAATATTGCCGGAGAAGTACATCAGGGTCTTGACCGGTATTTTCAGAACAGCAGTAACAGGAAGGCCGTATATTTTTCCAGTAACAAGCTTGCTGTGGCAGGACTGGGCTATTTTATAAAAAATAATATCAGTGTTCCGGAGGATGTTTCCGTCATTGCCTTTGACGAAACAGATGCCTATTCACTTTTCCCTGTGGAGATAGATTATATTCAGCAGCCGCTGAACGAAATGGCCAAAGCAGCAGTTCAGTTGCTGGATGAACAGATCGGAGGTCAATCTTTACAGCAAAGCATGATTTTTCAAGCCCGCTTAATTCATAAAAAATCTGTACGATAA
- a CDS encoding Crp/Fnr family transcriptional regulator yields MDIEEILDRIYSLPQASKIRLKQAVTEVSYPKNFILMEGSKVIPYVYFIKKGMVRAYAAAEDRDITFWFGKEGEPVVSMKSYVEKRPGYEYIELLEDCILYRIETESLTDLYQEDIHIANWGRRFAEKELVKTEELIISRQFKTAAECYRDLIRDKPDLLQRVQLGHIASYLGITQVTLSRIRAEMK; encoded by the coding sequence ATGGATATCGAAGAAATTCTAGACAGGATCTATAGTCTTCCCCAAGCCTCTAAAATCCGCCTGAAACAGGCTGTTACCGAAGTTTCGTATCCCAAAAATTTCATACTGATGGAAGGAAGTAAAGTTATTCCTTACGTCTATTTTATCAAGAAAGGAATGGTGCGGGCCTACGCTGCTGCAGAAGACAGGGATATCACATTCTGGTTCGGTAAAGAGGGAGAGCCTGTGGTATCGATGAAAAGCTATGTTGAAAAACGACCGGGATATGAATATATTGAACTGCTTGAAGACTGCATTTTATACCGGATAGAAACGGAAAGCCTGACAGATTTATATCAGGAAGATATCCATATTGCCAACTGGGGCAGAAGATTTGCCGAAAAAGAGCTGGTAAAAACCGAAGAGCTGATCATTTCCAGACAGTTTAAAACCGCTGCCGAATGCTACAGGGATCTGATACGGGATAAGCCGGACCTGTTGCAGCGTGTTCAGCTCGGACATATTGCGTCGTATCTCGGGATCACGCAGGTAACGCTGAGCAGGATCAGGGCGGAGATGAAGTGA
- a CDS encoding DMT family transporter, with the protein MNWLILVIAGLFEVAFASCLAKVRETSGNEMYYWFTGFLVSLTISMLLLIKATHTLPIGTAYAVWTGIGAVGTVLMGIFFFKDPVSFWRIFFIITLIGSVIGLKAVSH; encoded by the coding sequence ATGAACTGGTTGATCTTAGTAATCGCAGGATTGTTTGAAGTGGCTTTTGCTTCCTGCCTGGCCAAAGTAAGGGAAACTTCCGGAAATGAAATGTATTATTGGTTTACAGGATTTCTGGTCTCATTGACGATCAGTATGCTGCTGCTGATCAAAGCTACCCATACCCTGCCTATCGGTACGGCTTATGCAGTATGGACCGGAATCGGAGCGGTGGGAACCGTTCTTATGGGGATTTTCTTTTTTAAAGATCCGGTAAGTTTCTGGAGGATATTTTTCATCATCACTCTGATTGGTTCAGTAATCGGATTAAAGGCCGTTTCCCATTAA
- a CDS encoding sugar MFS transporter → MNSAKFTEKKYVIVLAFVTSLFFFWAIALTMGDVLNKHFQNVLHISKSKSGLVQLSIFGAYALMGIPAGYFMKRFGYKMGVILGLVLFAGGCFLFVPAANHASFDFFRIALFILALGMATLETVAHPFVAALGNEKTSDQRVNFAQSFNGLGAIVGPLLGGVFIFGGAGDDHSLDSVKSLYTCIGIVILFLAITFSFIKVPSLKDPHAEEAELLDHAAGNDAGVPESNPDAPLWKQRHFIWAVIAQFFNIAAQGGTWAFFINYGVEKMHLQETQASYYFSLSMAMMMIGRFIGTFLMRYIAPNKLLAIFTACNIVLCLIISQSFGWVSFVSLIMLNLFLSVMYPTIFSLGLKRLGSKVQQASSFLVMAMFGGAVFPPLMGRIAETDVAHAYLLPIICYVIIILFALKYYRPKTLK, encoded by the coding sequence ATGAACTCAGCTAAATTTACCGAAAAAAAATATGTGATCGTACTGGCATTCGTTACCTCACTCTTCTTTTTCTGGGCCATTGCCCTTACCATGGGGGATGTCCTGAACAAACACTTCCAGAATGTCCTTCATATTTCCAAGTCAAAGTCCGGGCTGGTGCAGCTGTCCATATTCGGTGCTTATGCCCTGATGGGGATTCCGGCAGGATATTTCATGAAAAGATTCGGATATAAAATGGGCGTTATTTTGGGACTGGTGCTGTTCGCCGGCGGATGTTTCCTGTTTGTTCCTGCAGCCAACCATGCTTCATTCGATTTCTTCAGAATAGCCCTGTTTATTTTGGCTTTGGGAATGGCTACCCTTGAAACGGTTGCCCATCCTTTTGTCGCTGCCCTGGGGAATGAAAAAACGAGTGACCAGAGGGTTAATTTTGCACAGTCTTTCAATGGTCTAGGTGCTATTGTCGGGCCGCTTTTAGGAGGAGTGTTCATTTTCGGAGGAGCAGGTGATGACCATTCATTGGATTCTGTAAAAAGCCTGTATACGTGTATCGGGATTGTTATCCTTTTCCTGGCCATTACTTTTTCATTTATAAAAGTACCGAGCCTCAAAGATCCCCACGCTGAAGAAGCTGAATTGCTGGACCATGCCGCAGGTAATGATGCCGGGGTACCAGAAAGCAATCCTGATGCTCCGTTATGGAAACAAAGGCATTTTATCTGGGCTGTTATCGCACAGTTTTTCAATATTGCAGCACAGGGAGGTACTTGGGCTTTCTTTATCAATTACGGTGTAGAAAAAATGCACCTTCAGGAGACCCAGGCATCGTATTACTTTTCCTTAAGCATGGCTATGATGATGATCGGAAGGTTTATCGGGACTTTTCTGATGCGGTATATTGCACCCAATAAGCTGCTGGCGATTTTCACGGCCTGCAACATTGTGCTGTGCCTGATCATTTCGCAGAGCTTTGGATGGGTATCGTTTGTCAGCCTTATTATGCTGAACCTGTTCCTGAGCGTGATGTATCCGACTATCTTCAGCCTTGGTCTAAAGAGACTCGGCAGCAAAGTTCAGCAGGCTTCCTCATTCCTGGTAATGGCGATGTTCGGAGGAGCTGTCTTTCCGCCGCTTATGGGACGTATAGCAGAAACTGATGTAGCTCATGCTTATTTACTGCCGATCATCTGTTACGTTATTATCATTCTGTTTGCTTTAAAATATTACCGTCCTAAAACCCTGAAGTAA
- a CDS encoding carbohydrate kinase family protein: MIEQKPYVVCFGEVLWDIFPQGSRAGGAPFNAAYNIYKKGIDATVLSRVGNDELGEKLLKQISGWEMTTDFIQKDTQHPTSTVIASIDDHNEASYEIVNHVAWDYIDFLPEHKKLVSEAGAFVFGSLSARNEKTRNTLFQLLEHAKLKIFDVNFRPPFIDITVVKELLHRADIVKMNKAEMRKIMQFLSEEFESEDESASYLQEHFNIQEIILTKGSKGARYFKGNRNYGFPAVPVTIADTVGSGDAFLAGFISKRILNAGPEEIMNEATALGAFITSKPGACPDYDVEEFQKFKASNILLT, translated from the coding sequence ATGATTGAACAAAAACCTTACGTCGTTTGCTTCGGAGAAGTGCTCTGGGATATCTTTCCTCAGGGATCACGTGCTGGAGGCGCCCCTTTTAATGCAGCATACAATATCTATAAAAAGGGAATTGATGCAACAGTGCTCAGCAGGGTAGGCAACGATGAACTCGGCGAAAAGCTGCTGAAACAGATCAGCGGCTGGGAAATGACCACAGACTTTATCCAGAAAGATACCCAGCATCCAACAAGTACCGTAATTGCCAGTATAGACGATCATAATGAAGCCAGCTATGAAATCGTGAATCATGTAGCCTGGGATTATATTGATTTCCTTCCTGAGCATAAAAAACTGGTGTCGGAAGCGGGAGCTTTCGTCTTCGGGAGCCTTTCGGCCAGAAATGAAAAAACAAGGAATACATTATTCCAACTTCTTGAGCATGCAAAACTTAAGATTTTTGATGTGAATTTCAGGCCGCCTTTCATTGATATTACAGTTGTTAAAGAACTTTTGCACCGTGCCGATATCGTTAAAATGAACAAAGCGGAGATGAGGAAAATCATGCAGTTCCTCAGCGAGGAATTTGAAAGTGAGGATGAAAGCGCATCATACCTGCAGGAACATTTCAATATCCAGGAAATTATCCTTACCAAAGGAAGCAAAGGCGCAAGGTATTTTAAAGGCAACAGAAATTACGGCTTTCCGGCCGTTCCCGTAACTATTGCAGATACTGTGGGAAGCGGTGACGCTTTCCTGGCGGGCTTCATATCCAAAAGAATCCTGAATGCGGGCCCCGAAGAGATTATGAACGAAGCAACTGCATTAGGCGCATTCATAACGTCAAAGCCGGGCGCTTGTCCGGATTATGACGTTGAAGAATTTCAGAAGTTTAAGGCATCAAACATCCTATTAACCTAA